A window of Tachyglossus aculeatus isolate mTacAcu1 chromosome 26, mTacAcu1.pri, whole genome shotgun sequence genomic DNA:
atatatacatatatacaggtgctgtggagaggggaaggagagaagggggagaagaaggagggaattaaattgtatctaccccagaacgtagaacagtgtttggtacatagtaccattcattgattctcattcattcattcaatcgtatttactgagcgcttactgaatgcagagcgctgtactaagcgcttgggaagtacaaatcggcaacatatagagacgggccctactcaacaacgggctcacggtctagaagagtttGCTCGtcgtctcctctccccccaccccccgcttctCCCCCGTTGGTTTAAGCTCCCCTCCCTCATCTGCTCTCCAGCTGCTCTCCCTCCGGGGccagctgccgccgccgccgcgggttgggggggaggtggagacaggcattcgGGGCTCCGATCGGGCCAAACCAGGCGGGCTCCCCCCTCCCGAGGGAAGAGGAGTGGGGGCCCCCCGCAGCTAGGGTGACAGGTGCAAGGAGCTCGAGGCGCGTGGGGGCACACCGAGGGCCTGCCAGTCTCGGCCGAAGCCCATGCCAGCTGccaaggggcgggggcggggggtgggcagAGCCCCGCCGGGCCTGGGCCTCTGCAGCCCCCGAGCCCCCAGCGGGGCCCCCGCACCGCCGCACGTTCcttcgcctccctccctcccaatctCCGCCCCCTTCCGCCCGGAACCAATCAGCAGCGCCGGGGGCGGGCCCGGGAGCCAATCAGcggcgccggggggcggggcccccgcggggaggggcggggccggaggaaaGGAGCAATCCCCAGGTCGCGCGCCGGGCCCAGAGCGGCGTCTCGCGACCTGCGGGCTGGAGGGGGGGGGCGCGCGAGCGATGCTGCCGCCGCCGCTTCCTGATTGGCCGCGGGCCGCGGCGGAGACCCTCTGATTGGCCGCCGTCGAACCGGGTATGTaaatgaggagagggaaggtgccgccggtggggggggggaggggggtcccggTCTCCCGTTCGGATCCCGGGTTGGTGCGAGGCTCGCGCCCCGGGGGGTTCCGGGCGCGGGATGCCCGGTGCGCGCCCAGCCGGGTGATTCATGCGGCAgccccggggaggggggcgggggcgccGGCGCCCTGGCTCCGGCGGCGTGACtcacccgcccccgcccccgccgccgccgctgctacCGCCACAAGCCCCGAGAGCAGCCGCCTCCACTCCGCTCCTCGCCGGGCCCGGAAGCggggggctggagcaggggagatAATCTGCAGCGGATCTGGGGGGACATGGGGACGCCCCCCCTTTATGAGCAGCCTGGGGCGGGGGCGCTAAGAGGGCGCGGTATCGGCTCCCCCGGGCGCCCCTCGCTCACGTCGGGCGGTCCTAGCGCGGGTCCCACCCGGGCGAGGGGGGATAAGTGGGATGGCCCCCGACCCCCTCCTTGGCTCCCCAGATGAGAGGGGGCGGGACGCCCGGGCCCcgcgggagggaaggggcggccggggagagggaactgagccGCAGAAGGCTCGTTTCCTGTTCAAAGTTCCGTGCTCGAGGTGCGGATCAGGgactaggggaggaggaggaggaggaggcgggagagGTAGGGAGCGGGGGTTGGGATCCGTAGGGCCCGGGCAGGGGGAACAGGAGGCCTGGGGCTAGAGGGAATCGAGGgacgggatgggggggggggggaacaagccACATTTAGAAGCTAAAGCCTAGGGCCCCCTCCAAACACACACAGTCCCCGTGACCGACCTGTCCACCTCCCTCCACTTCCAGACTCATGTTGGGTAAAGGCCTGAAACGTAAGCGGGAAGAAGACCCAGCCTGGGGTGCGGGCCTGGTGCCGGACTCCGAAGGGTCCCCGGACCCCGCCGCCACACCCCCACCGTCCAGCTCCCTCTTCGATCTCTCCGTCCTCAAACTCCATCACAGCCTGCGGCGCGGAGAGCCAGACCTCCGCCACCTGGTCCTCGTGGTCAACACCCTGCGGCGGCTCCAGGACGCCATGGGGGCCGAGCCGGCCCAGCCCCCGCCACCGGagcccccggccccgctccccccGCCGCCAGAGCCCCCCGTCTCGGGTCCGGACTCTCCCCTTTGCACGTCCATCGCCGCCCTGCTTGATGACTTGAGCCACATCGAGGGGCTCAGTgacgccccctcttccccctctgtgCCCCCTCCTGAGGATGACCCCCTGGCCGGGCCCCCTGAGCCGGGCCTGGACACTGACCGGCCCCCGTCGCTGGGGCCCTTGGAGCTGCTGGGGCCTGCAGCGGCCGGCTACCTCCTGGAGGACGGGCTGGAGGGGCTGTTTGAGGACATTGACACATCCATgtatgactgtgagctctggcCCGGTGGCCTCAAGGCTGGGCCAGACCCCATAGAGACCGTGGGCAAGGCCGAGGGGCCCGGGTTGGACATGTCGGAATTGGACTACTTAATGGACGTGCTGGTCAGCACACAGACGTTGTAGCGGgcttggggggagagagggggcctaacctccccaacccccgcctttccccccccccaaaatctgGCAccagagactgaagtggggccgAGACACCTCCCCCTATGGGGTGAGAAGTTGGGGCGATCccaaactgggggggggggggggggcgggggttgaaTGAAAATGAGTAATATATGTATAAACACCTGtcgtaagtgtgtgtgtgtgtgtgtgtgtgtgtgtgtgtgtctctctctctctctctttggggcGGGTGGTGTTCTCCTGATCCGCCTCCCTCTCCCGGCCACCCACCCCGGGTCCTGGCCCAGCCACATTCCTGGGGCCACTTAGAGCAGTGGAATGGCCCGAGCTGGGCGGGTCCGGGCACAGTCACCCGCCTGGCACGGGTACCCGCGTCCTCCTCCAGGCCGTCATCCGAAAagccccggggggcaggggaaggagaagggagggagggggggctctCAGGTGGatcaactgaggcacggagggagGGTATCTCTTCcctgggcagggggcggggagctGAGACTGAAGTGAGTAAGGACCCAGAGGGCCTTGGTTCCTAGTTTTCTGGGGGGCGAaggaggggcctgggggggaAGCAGATAGACCCTGGGGCAGAGGTCCGGAGACGTCCCTATTTGCCCTGCCCCTTTCCGGTTCGGCAGTTGGGGCAAGGAAAGGGGGGGCACGGGGAACCAGCGGCGTCGAGTCTTGGGGCGCGAGGGGACCCTGGGGCCTTGAAGCGGGGGcggttggcggggaggggggggacgaCGACAACCTGCCCCGCCCGGGGAGAGGAGTCGGCCGGCTCGAAACCAGCCCCGCCCCGGGACCGGTCTCTTCCTGTCTGGCCGCCTTCCCCCGGCCTCCCGGCTTCCTGCCCCGGGACGGGGAGGAGCCGGAGCCGAGGCCCGCCcgcagggggtggggagtgtcatcgcggggcggggcggggcggggcagccGGGGAGGCCTGGCTCTtggagggaaagagcccgggggccCCGGGGCGGGCCGGGTCCGAGGCAGAAAGGGGACCCAGGAgtgacgtcatcccccgggcctggaatgccctccctctgcccatccgccaagctagctctcttcctcccttcaaggccctgctgagagctcacctcctccaggaggccttcccagactgagccccttccttcctctccccctcgtccccctctccatcccccccatcttacctccttcccttccccacagcacctgtatatatgtatatatgtttgtacagatttattactctatttattttacttgtacctatctattctatttattttattttgttagtaggtttggttttttttttccctctgtcccccccttttagactgcgagcccactgctgggtagggactgtctctatatgttgccaatttgtacttcccaagcgcttagtacagtgctctgcacatagtaagcgctcaataaatatgattgattgattgagttcgggtgggggggggagaaggggcggctcctcctccttcttctccgggAGCCCGGCCAGCGGGGCTGGCCAGCCGGAGGCAGCAGTAAGCCGGGCAGTGTGCCACCGCCTCCACCCTTGCCAACCGGGGGCGGGCCCGATGGGCACGAGCCGAGACGACGCCCTGCctctcctgctctgccctgccctcccaAAGCCCGCTCGGGTGAACCTGGCACAATATGTGGCCTCTCCCCCACCGGCTGCCCATCCCGGCCCCCTCGCTGGACCGCCGGCCTCGGTGCATTCCCCGATGCCCACACCATTCCTGACCGCCGCCCCCCCTTCCCGGGCTGAAAGAGCCCCTGTGTCCCGCTCCCGgcgctctcctctccctgcccgcgTCTGTGGGAGTCTGGGTTGGTCTCTGAGGGCCTCTGTAACTGGCTCTGGCCTTGGGTCTGTCTGTGTATCTCGGACTctctagctcaatcaatcaatcaatcaatcagtcgtatttattgagcgcttactgtgtgcagagcactgtactaagcgcttgggaagtacaagttggcaacatatagagacagtccctacccaacagtgggctcacagtctgggtctctctctctgtcggtCTCTATCTTTCTGCGTCTGGATCTCTGTCTCTGAATCGCTGTCTCCTGGTCTCTCCGGCTATGCCCGTCTTCAGATGGCTCCTTGAgcagcagcgtgccttagtgggaagagcacgggcttgggactcaaaggacggggggttctaatcccggctctgccacttgtctgctgggtgaccttgggcaagccacttgacttctctgtgcctcagttgcctcatctgtcaaatggggattaagactgtgagccccacgtgggacaaccgtggctcagtggaaagagtgtgggcttgggagtcagaggtctaggttcgaattccgcctcccccacatgtctgctgtgtgaccttgggcaagtcacttcacttctctgtgtctcagttccctcatctgtacaatggggattaagactgtaaaccccacatgggacaacctcatcttcttgtgttccccccagtgcttagaacagtgctttgcatatagtaagcagttaacaaataccaacattattattaccccagcgctctgaacggtgctcggcacctagtaagcgattaataaataccatcattagtattattattattcctcttaggGTAGAGGATTCATTTGCCTCAAATCCCTTCCAGACCCTTCGATTTCTTTCCGCACTTGGCCAGGGATTGAGGAAAGgtcctggggctggggaaggaaaggaggagaagaggggcaagAATTAGCGATATAGGAGGAGAGGCAGTGGGGGCTGAGGTTGTTGGGGAGTGGGGCTGGGTGGAGGCGGATGGGGCTGGGTGGGCccggggaagtggggtggggtaTCCGGTCGGACCCtcctggctccctcccctccagctgtccctctgtctccaggcaggCGGAAgttgccctcccccttcaccctcCTCGGAGGATGTCCTGTGTTTACAGGGGCCCTGGCCTGCcacttcctctctgccctccttccctggCCTCCCCCATACCCAGGACCCTCTGGATCACCCTAATGCCAACGCGGGTACCCCGGCTGGGCCCCAGGGGCCCTCCACGGACCCTGAAGGACCAGGctgaaaggagacagagaatcagcATGTTATAGTGGAtaccgcacaggcctgggagtaaaaaggtcatgggttctcattcccgccccaccacttgtctgctgtgtgaccttgggcaagtcacttaacttctctgtgcctctgtcccctcacctgtaaaacgaagattaagactgtgagccccacattggagagggactgtgtccaacccaatttgcttgtatccacatatgagaaaatgaggattaagactgtgagccccccgtgggacaacctgatcaccctgtaacctccccagcgcttagaacagtgctttgcacatagtaagcgtttaataaatgcatcattattatccatcccagcgcttagaacagtgcacatagtaagcgcttaataaatgccatcattattatctaaccaagcgcttagaacagtgcctggcacatagtaagcacttaacaaacaccataacggttattattatagtgatgcccaggtccatgccAGCCCCCTCTAGTTGCCTTTGATGAGCCAGAGTAGCCTGCCAGggttcttccctgctcccctgccTTCAGGGTGCCAACATATCAGCAGAAGACAGGATGGCCAGAGCCTTTTCCAGGACATCTCACtcatctgagcctcagtgtccccCGGGAGGCCGCCAGCATCTTCATCCCTACCAACCCCCACTGGGGGCTGCCCAAGGAACTCTGTGCCAGGGCTGAGACTGGCCCAGAGCCCAGCTGGTGTTTTCTACAGCTCAGCACATTCCAGCTTCCAAACAGGAtggggggacaaggggaggggaagggcaagggTGGGATGCTTGGGGGATTGTAGAGGGGGCTCTCACCTCCATAAAGTTGACCTAGGGCTTTGCGGGACTAAATGCCAAGacgggtggggtggggctgggtccTGTTAGgcatggggtcggaagcacagttAGACTTGGATTAGGGCTGGACCCCTGGAGGGATGGGATGGCAGGGACGGATGGACTTTGATTAGGGCTGAACCCCGGGAAGGATGGGTTGGGGGGCACAGATGGACTTGAATCAGAGCTGGACCCCTTGGGGGAAAAGCTGGGGGGGGCATAGATGATATTGGTTCTCCAGTGGCCTGGGCCCCTCGTCCGAGTGGCTGAAACTGGACAATGGAGGGGCTGGAGCAAGGCCCAAAGTTGCTGATGTACTGTTTGAGCTAATCCCCTACCCCCGGGGGCCAGGGGCTCAGAGCGACTGGAGCCATAGGGTGAGCAGACAGGGCGGCAGGGCAGACCCGGGACAggccatgtgggactgtgtctgccccctGGGTCGGCGCTCCAGGCAAGGTGAGTTGGGGTTCAAGGGGAACCCAAAGGGGCTGCAAGTCAGAACctctggggacagggtagggagaAATGGCTATAAgtgagagcaggggcctgagggtGAAAACAGGGGTATGGAGAAGGCAGTGGATTGGTCTGAACGTGGGAAGTGGGAGTCTGGGAGAGGATGCTGGGGGTGAGCATTGGAGGCCTggagagtcctgggagtcaaattGGAGTCAGGGGCAGCGGGGAGATGATCCCTGGGGGGCTTTTCAAAGCAGGAGCCCCTGCCAATCATAGGCTAgggatcatgatgatggcatttattaagcgctcactatgtgcaaagcactgttctaagcgctggggaggttacaaggtgatgaggttgtcccacggggggctcacagtcttaatccccattttacagatgagggaactgaggcccagagaagtgaagtgacttgcccaaggtcacacagctgacaaatggcagagccgggatatgaacccatgacctctgactccaaagcctggagtctttccactgagccacgctgcttctctgtgtaatcaggttgggcacagtccctgtcccacatggggctcccagtttcaatccccattttccagatgagggaactgatgtggGGGAGGCCGaagtgttgggggcgggggggggggggcgagtgcTCTGAGTCCCCCATCAACTCTGCTAGCCAGGACTGGGGGCCACAGTGGCCAGCGGCCAGGAGCATGGAACCAGTTGGACAAAGCCCAGAACCAGCCCAGAGGCCCCAGCACGGAGAAGCACAGGGCTACTTTAACGCTTTACCCTTTTGGGGGGAGATGGgttgggggtcaaggagaggaatgGGCTCCCTAACCTCCCAGCCCCTTGGCACTGTGCCCCCTCTCCTGGCAGCGGGCCCAGGGACCCCGGCGCCCCTTGTGCCCCCGCAGAGCCGGTGAAATGTCATGGAGGCGGAAGGATGgatagaacacacacacacacacacacacacacacacacacacgacacaaacaaacacacactaCCCCACCTACTTCGACGTCGGATGGCAGTGGCCAATGGTCGGGAGTCTCCCCCTTCGCCTCCCCGGTACCCCCACCTCTCCGGTCTCCTTTTTacccccccgggcccgggccgcggGCGGTGCAGTCGGACAAGCCAGAGCAGGGAGCCAGCAAGCCCggccgggaggccgggagggagggaggggacccaGGAGACCGAGCGGTAAGggacctctcccaccccccagcccggTTCAGCCCAGCTCATTCCCCTTCCTACTTCTTAGCAGGGATTCTAGTAGCCCGGGTGGAGATCAGGAGTCGGGATCCTCCTGGATTTTCAGAGCGAATGTGGAGCGAGAAGTGGAGGGTTGGTGCCTGAAGCCCAGATGGAGAACAGGGAGGGGGCGAAGGGGTAGAATGCCTGGGACCCCGGGCCGGTGGGTGGCTGGAGGTGGCAGACTAATGGGCTCTGCTCTTtgccccggggggaggggggtctcacTCTAACGAGCGGGGCAGGGGGCTGAGCTGGGGGCTGGGCCGAGGCAGAAGTAGTCGGAGCcctgggaaaagggaaagagagaggggctgaggtgggcgggggggggttcCTGGATTGCTGACCACTGATTTGCCTATGTTCCTcctcctgcacacacacacacacacacacacacacacacacacatatgtggaTGCTCTGATAAAGACACTCAAATGCACACTCACACCTCAACTCAGACATCCCCCAGGCAAACACAACCCCAGAGAgacagcagacacacacacacagacacacacacaccaggctGACCCTGCCTGTGACCAGCTCAGCCCCCTGATCCCTCCCTGGGCTGTACCATGCCCCTTGCCTTGGGTGCCATAGTGGTTCTGACCATTAGGTGAGGGTCCGGTCTGGCCCCTCTCCGAGAGTGTGAATAACCCTCATCATCCCTCTGATTGGAGACTCACACTGGGGCTGGGGTTCGAGCCAGGGGCTaggactgggggctggggggggatgctaGGATTGGGGGCTGGGGCTGCAGCTGGGCTGGGGTCTAGGGGGGTTCAGGGTTAGGTCTGGACTCAGGGGGGCCAGGCTGGGGCTGAGCCTGGAGGCTGGGCCTGCGGTTGCCTCTGTGGGTGTGTTTGGGGGCTGAGGCTGAGATCTAGGACCGGCCAGGTTGTGACTGAATTGAGTCTGGGGGCTAAGACTAGAGGCTGGAGTCTAGGACTGGGGGctcaggaaggggagaagagggccgTGGAAACGGAAACGGAaggttctcccactccccatcacccccaacaGAGAGAACCTTCCTTGACTTTTTTTAGCGCTTTGACTTTAGCCATCCCCTTTCCTACCTATTATGTCCCCAGTACTgaggagattattcattcaatcgtatttattcaatcttatttattgagcgcttactgtgtgcagagcactgtactagtcgattgaaaagtacaattcatcaatagagacaatccctgcccacacctggtttatagtctagaacatgtaagagagggggagagcagagagagggggtGACAGGGAGTGGGAGAGTGACAATACCGTGGGTGGAGATGGGGATACAGGCAGGGATGGGGATACGGAAAGACGGGGAGTCTTGAAAAACTgagatcatcattcattcattcatccaatcgtatttattgagcgcttactgtgtgcggagcactgtactaagtgcttgggaaagtacaattcagcaataaagagagacaatctctgcccacaatgagcttagtacagtgctctgcacatagtaagtgctcaataaatacgactgatgatgagctcacagtctagagggagggagggagacatcaatacgagtaaacagacatcaatataaataaataaaattgcagttctatacataagtgccgtggggtggggagagacacggaagggagtgggagatgaggaacagtggggcttagtctgggaaggcctcttggaggagatgtgccttccttaagggagggaaaag
This region includes:
- the SERTAD1 gene encoding SERTA domain-containing protein 1, with translation MLGKGLKRKREEDPAWGAGLVPDSEGSPDPAATPPPSSSLFDLSVLKLHHSLRRGEPDLRHLVLVVNTLRRLQDAMGAEPAQPPPPEPPAPLPPPPEPPVSGPDSPLCTSIAALLDDLSHIEGLSDAPSSPSVPPPEDDPLAGPPEPGLDTDRPPSLGPLELLGPAAAGYLLEDGLEGLFEDIDTSMYDCELWPGGLKAGPDPIETVGKAEGPGLDMSELDYLMDVLVSTQTL